A window from Festucalex cinctus isolate MCC-2025b chromosome 4, RoL_Fcin_1.0, whole genome shotgun sequence encodes these proteins:
- the gpatch1 gene encoding G patch domain-containing protein 1 isoform X3 produces the protein MAADDQDADRTATDFVTYGTPLEPLEEDEAPRKPLPLHEQTVRDEKGRYQRFHGAFTGGFSAGYYNTVGSKEGWTPSAFVSSRQQKAEKHLATPQDFMDDEDLGEHGIAPAQITTTQPFASRAAAAAWDTAKAVNAQSALIPGDNLLDELIAPARSSIGVELLTRMGWKAGQGVGPRVKRKARRQGAPDGGARVFGCAPPPAGSEGSEEDADADDGEFAPENVTFAPKDVTAVDFSVRAGLQGLGYSGLDPALALRGGQAGPAHVDLFSPHSDATSRLFGERPRGSRRGGAVAGQAFGVGALEDDDEDVYQRDAMSKYDTVLEDEPGDGLYGWTAPRRNDHDKKTHHKEAAYLGKILEGFTLARNPEQKKTIFAAPSLPANFRPVHHFRPPVVVSHVSGVSAALAEALRSSKGQAPREDAAAAAAGRHRMASDQRGALLGEAALPGPASVMELLRPEDRLRLLRFRAAASSTSAPAEPSPPPPPPPPPAPPSDAAVWRRRQEEAAAAAWRGRDGDWRAFKPFETNGAKQARYDAYLGRLRQGDKDALEASLDPSMTEWERSREKEEFVRASILYRPTSSVLANRFTRAKQDDDDDDERVEVAAQQEGNMADKEAAVKMKMFGKLTRETFEWHPDKILCRRFNVPHPYPGSSTVGLPKVKRDKFSVFNFLTVNASGEQAAAIPKATKKSSRWDQEAEPQQSHASAQQTSDNKESTSPAETSQTAADGSCDLSQTREQKKEEDEDKDDEDDDDDEDDDEEEEVEEEVRPPMDVFKAIFAASSDEDDKSSFVSSSDEDEETKEEAADAPPKKLFDVSSAAAADPSTNAAAHQTAAPPPAQQEAAEFGPKLPPPWFVPATRGAASPLRVRKRKNKKERKRRKDKKKKSKKKKDKVKQQEDKKKKKKTKEEEDASEQSDDDDDDDDGEMVSTEELIRRLKSVSSSQPPRR, from the exons ATGGCGGCCGACGACCAAGACGCCGACAGGACCGCGACGGATTTTGTGACTTACGGGACTCCTCTGGAGCCGCTGGAAGAAG ACGAGGCCCCGCGtaagcccctccccctccacGAGCAGACGGTTCGAGATGAAAAGGGGCGGTACCAGCGGTTCCACGGCGCCTTCACGGGCGGCTTCTCGGCGGGATATTACAACACTGTGGGATCCAAGGAAG GATGGACGCCGTCGGCTTTTGTGTCGTCGCGGCAACAGAAGGCGGAGAAACATCTGGCCACGCCCCAAGACTTCATGGATGACGAG gatctTGGCGAGCACGGCATCGCGCCGGCCCAGATCACCACCACGCAGCCGTTTGCGTCACGGGCGGCAGCGGCGGCTTGGGACACGGCCAAGGCCGTCAACGCGCAGTCGGCGCTCATCCCGGGAGACAACCTCCTCGATGAACTCATCGCACCTGCAAG GTCGTCCATCGGCGTGGAGCTCCTGACCCGGATGGGCTGGAAGGCGGGACAGGGGGTGGGGCCTCGTGTCAAGAGGAAAGCTCGGCGACAAGGCGCAC CCGACGGCGGCGCTCGAGTCTTCGGCTGTGCTCCGCCCCCTGCTGGTTCTGAGGGCTCTGAG GAGGACGCCGACGCCGACGACGGCGAGTTTGCCCCCGAGAACGTGACCTTCGCCCCCAAAGACGTGACGGCGGTGGACTTCAGCGTGAGGGCGGGGCTCCAGGGCCTGGGCTACAGCGGCCTGGACCCGGCGCTGGCGctgcgcggcggccaggccggCCCCGCCCACGTGGACCTCTTCTCGCCGCACTcggacgccaccagcaggctcTTCGGCGAACGGCCTCGGGGCTCGCGAAGGGGCGGGGCCGTGGCCGGCCAG GCATTTGGCGTGGGCGCGctggaggacgacgacgaggacgTGTACCAGCGAGACGCCATGTCCAAGTACGACACCGTGCTGGAGGACGAGCCCGGAGACGGACTCTACGGATGGACGGCGCCACGCCGCAACGACCACGACAAAAAGACAC ACCACAAGGAGGCAGCGTACCTCGGCAAAATCCTGGAAGGCTTCACTTTGGCTCGCAACCCCGAACAAAAGAAAACG ATTTTTGCCGCGCCGTCGCTGCCGGCCAACTTTCGTCCGGTGCACCACTTCCGCCCCCCGGTGGTCGTGTCGCACGTTTCGGGCGTGAGCGCCGCCCTGGCGGAGGCCCTGAGGTCGTCCAAAGGTCAAGCGCCGCGGgaggacgccgccgccgccgccgcggggcgCCATCGCATGGCCTCCGACCAGAGGGGGGCGCTGCTGGGGGAGGCGGCCCTGCCAG GCCCCGCCTCCGTCATGGAGCTCCTGCGGCCCGAAGACCGCCTGCGCTTGCTCCGCTTccgcgccgccgcctcctccacgTCAGCGCCTGCCGAGCCGTCGCCGCCTCCGCCCCCGCCGCCTCCCCCTGCCCCCCCCTCGGACGCAGCCgtgtggcggcggcggcaggaggaggcggcggcggcggcgtggcGAGGCCGTGACGGCGACTGGCGAGCCTTCAAACCCTTCGAGACGAACGGCGCCAAGCAAGCCCGATACGACGCTTACTTGGGACGCCTGCGGCAGGGAGACAAAG ATGCGCTGGAGGCCAGTTTGGACCCTTCCATGACGGAGTGGGAGCGCAGCAGAGAGAAGGAGGAGTTTGTGCGGGCGTCCATCTTGTACCGGCCCACCTCCTCCGTGCTGGCCAATCGCTTCACGCGCGCCAaacaggacgacgacgacgacgacgagcgcGTGGAAGTGGCCGCGCAACAGGAG gGCAACATGGCGGACAAAGAAGCGGCGGTgaagatgaaaatgtttggcaAACTGACTCGGGAAACATTCGAGTGGCATCCGGACAAGATCCTCTGCAGGAGGTTCAACGTGCCCCACCCCTACCCCGG GTCGTCCACCGTCGGCCTCCCCAAAGTCAAGCGGGACAAGTTTTCCGTCTTCAACTTCCTGACGGTCAACGCCAGCGGCGAGCAAGCAGCAG CTATTCCCAAGGCCACCAAGAAGTCCTCCAGGTGGGACCAGGAGGCGGAGCCACAGCAAAGCCACGCGTCTGCTCAGCAAACGAGTGACAACAAGGAATCGACTTCACCTGCTGAAACTTCCCAG ACTGCAGCTGACGGGTCATGTGACCTCTCACAGACCAGAGAGCAAAAgaaggaggaagatgaggataaagacgatgaagatgatgacgatgacgaagatgatgacgaagaggaggaggtggaggaggaggtacGTCCTCCCATGGACGTGTTCAAGGCCATCTTCGCCGCCTCCTCGGACGAGGACGACAAGTCCTCCTTCGTCTCCTCGTCTGACGAAGACGAGGAGACGAAGGAGGAAGCAGCGGACGCGCCACCAAAGAAACTCTTCGACGTGTCGTCTGCCGCCGCCGCTGACCCGTCGACGAACGCGGCCGCTCACCAGACAG ccgcgccgccgccggcccaaCAGGAAGCTGCCGAGTTCGGTCCCAAACTTCCTCCGCCCTGGTTCGTTCCCG CCACCAGGGGCGCCGCCTCGCCGCTCCGCGTCAGGAAACGCAAGAACAAGAAGGAACGCAAACGCAGGAAAGACAAGAAG aagaaaagcaagaagaagaaagacaaAGTGAAGCAGCAAgaagacaagaagaagaagaaaaagacgaaggaggaagaggacgcATCGGAgcaaagtgatgatgatgatgatgatgatgatggagaaATGGTGTCCACAGAGGAATTGATCAGGAG gCTGAAGAGCGTGTCGTCTTCGCAGCCTCCTCGgcggtga
- the gpatch1 gene encoding G patch domain-containing protein 1 isoform X2 has product MAADDQDADRTATDFVTYGTPLEPLEEDEAPRKPLPLHEQTVRDEKGRYQRFHGAFTGGFSAGYYNTVGSKEGWTPSAFVSSRQQKAEKHLATPQDFMDDEDLGEHGIAPAQITTTQPFASRAAAAAWDTAKAVNAQSALIPGDNLLDELIAPARSSIGVELLTRMGWKAGQGVGPRVKRKARRQGAPDGGARVFGCAPPPAGSEGSEEDADADDGEFAPENVTFAPKDVTAVDFSVRAGLQGLGYSGLDPALALRGGQAGPAHVDLFSPHSDATSRLFGERPRGSRRGGAVAGQAFGVGALEDDDEDVYQRDAMSKYDTVLEDEPGDGLYGWTAPRRNDHDKKTHHKEAAYLGKILEGFTLARNPEQKKTIFAAPSLPANFRPVHHFRPPVVVSHVSGVSAALAEALRSSKGQAPREDAAAAAAGRHRMASDQRGALLGEAALPGPASVMELLRPEDRLRLLRFRAAASSTSAPAEPSPPPPPPPPPAPPSDAAVWRRRQEEAAAAAWRGRDGDWRAFKPFETNGAKQARYDAYLGRLRQGDKDALEASLDPSMTEWERSREKEEFVRASILYRPTSSVLANRFTRAKQDDDDDDERVEVAAQQEGNMADKEAAVKMKMFGKLTRETFEWHPDKILCRRFNVPHPYPGSSTVGLPKVKRDKFSVFNFLTVNASGEQAAAIPKATKKSSRWDQEAEPQQSHASAQQTSDNKESTSPAETSQTAADGSCDLSQTREQKKEEDEDKDDEDDDDDEDDDEEEEVEEEVRPPMDVFKAIFAASSDEDDKSSFVSSSDEDEETKEEAADAPPKKLFDVSSAAAADPSTNAAAHQTAAPPPAQQEAAEFGPKLPPPWFVPATRGAASPLRVRKRKNKKERKRRKDKKKKKSKKKKDKVKQQEDKKKKKKTKEEEDASEQSDDDDDDDDGEMVSTEELIRRLKSVSSSQPPRR; this is encoded by the exons ATGGCGGCCGACGACCAAGACGCCGACAGGACCGCGACGGATTTTGTGACTTACGGGACTCCTCTGGAGCCGCTGGAAGAAG ACGAGGCCCCGCGtaagcccctccccctccacGAGCAGACGGTTCGAGATGAAAAGGGGCGGTACCAGCGGTTCCACGGCGCCTTCACGGGCGGCTTCTCGGCGGGATATTACAACACTGTGGGATCCAAGGAAG GATGGACGCCGTCGGCTTTTGTGTCGTCGCGGCAACAGAAGGCGGAGAAACATCTGGCCACGCCCCAAGACTTCATGGATGACGAG gatctTGGCGAGCACGGCATCGCGCCGGCCCAGATCACCACCACGCAGCCGTTTGCGTCACGGGCGGCAGCGGCGGCTTGGGACACGGCCAAGGCCGTCAACGCGCAGTCGGCGCTCATCCCGGGAGACAACCTCCTCGATGAACTCATCGCACCTGCAAG GTCGTCCATCGGCGTGGAGCTCCTGACCCGGATGGGCTGGAAGGCGGGACAGGGGGTGGGGCCTCGTGTCAAGAGGAAAGCTCGGCGACAAGGCGCAC CCGACGGCGGCGCTCGAGTCTTCGGCTGTGCTCCGCCCCCTGCTGGTTCTGAGGGCTCTGAG GAGGACGCCGACGCCGACGACGGCGAGTTTGCCCCCGAGAACGTGACCTTCGCCCCCAAAGACGTGACGGCGGTGGACTTCAGCGTGAGGGCGGGGCTCCAGGGCCTGGGCTACAGCGGCCTGGACCCGGCGCTGGCGctgcgcggcggccaggccggCCCCGCCCACGTGGACCTCTTCTCGCCGCACTcggacgccaccagcaggctcTTCGGCGAACGGCCTCGGGGCTCGCGAAGGGGCGGGGCCGTGGCCGGCCAG GCATTTGGCGTGGGCGCGctggaggacgacgacgaggacgTGTACCAGCGAGACGCCATGTCCAAGTACGACACCGTGCTGGAGGACGAGCCCGGAGACGGACTCTACGGATGGACGGCGCCACGCCGCAACGACCACGACAAAAAGACAC ACCACAAGGAGGCAGCGTACCTCGGCAAAATCCTGGAAGGCTTCACTTTGGCTCGCAACCCCGAACAAAAGAAAACG ATTTTTGCCGCGCCGTCGCTGCCGGCCAACTTTCGTCCGGTGCACCACTTCCGCCCCCCGGTGGTCGTGTCGCACGTTTCGGGCGTGAGCGCCGCCCTGGCGGAGGCCCTGAGGTCGTCCAAAGGTCAAGCGCCGCGGgaggacgccgccgccgccgccgcggggcgCCATCGCATGGCCTCCGACCAGAGGGGGGCGCTGCTGGGGGAGGCGGCCCTGCCAG GCCCCGCCTCCGTCATGGAGCTCCTGCGGCCCGAAGACCGCCTGCGCTTGCTCCGCTTccgcgccgccgcctcctccacgTCAGCGCCTGCCGAGCCGTCGCCGCCTCCGCCCCCGCCGCCTCCCCCTGCCCCCCCCTCGGACGCAGCCgtgtggcggcggcggcaggaggaggcggcggcggcggcgtggcGAGGCCGTGACGGCGACTGGCGAGCCTTCAAACCCTTCGAGACGAACGGCGCCAAGCAAGCCCGATACGACGCTTACTTGGGACGCCTGCGGCAGGGAGACAAAG ATGCGCTGGAGGCCAGTTTGGACCCTTCCATGACGGAGTGGGAGCGCAGCAGAGAGAAGGAGGAGTTTGTGCGGGCGTCCATCTTGTACCGGCCCACCTCCTCCGTGCTGGCCAATCGCTTCACGCGCGCCAaacaggacgacgacgacgacgacgagcgcGTGGAAGTGGCCGCGCAACAGGAG gGCAACATGGCGGACAAAGAAGCGGCGGTgaagatgaaaatgtttggcaAACTGACTCGGGAAACATTCGAGTGGCATCCGGACAAGATCCTCTGCAGGAGGTTCAACGTGCCCCACCCCTACCCCGG GTCGTCCACCGTCGGCCTCCCCAAAGTCAAGCGGGACAAGTTTTCCGTCTTCAACTTCCTGACGGTCAACGCCAGCGGCGAGCAAGCAGCAG CTATTCCCAAGGCCACCAAGAAGTCCTCCAGGTGGGACCAGGAGGCGGAGCCACAGCAAAGCCACGCGTCTGCTCAGCAAACGAGTGACAACAAGGAATCGACTTCACCTGCTGAAACTTCCCAG ACTGCAGCTGACGGGTCATGTGACCTCTCACAGACCAGAGAGCAAAAgaaggaggaagatgaggataaagacgatgaagatgatgacgatgacgaagatgatgacgaagaggaggaggtggaggaggaggtacGTCCTCCCATGGACGTGTTCAAGGCCATCTTCGCCGCCTCCTCGGACGAGGACGACAAGTCCTCCTTCGTCTCCTCGTCTGACGAAGACGAGGAGACGAAGGAGGAAGCAGCGGACGCGCCACCAAAGAAACTCTTCGACGTGTCGTCTGCCGCCGCCGCTGACCCGTCGACGAACGCGGCCGCTCACCAGACAG ccgcgccgccgccggcccaaCAGGAAGCTGCCGAGTTCGGTCCCAAACTTCCTCCGCCCTGGTTCGTTCCCG CCACCAGGGGCGCCGCCTCGCCGCTCCGCGTCAGGAAACGCAAGAACAAGAAGGAACGCAAACGCAGGAAAGACAAGAAG aagaagaaaagcaagaagaagaaagacaaAGTGAAGCAGCAAgaagacaagaagaagaagaaaaagacgaaggaggaagaggacgcATCGGAgcaaagtgatgatgatgatgatgatgatgatggagaaATGGTGTCCACAGAGGAATTGATCAGGAG gCTGAAGAGCGTGTCGTCTTCGCAGCCTCCTCGgcggtga
- the gpatch1 gene encoding G patch domain-containing protein 1 isoform X1 produces the protein MAADDQDADRTATDFVTYGTPLEPLEEDEAPRKPLPLHEQTVRDEKGRYQRFHGAFTGGFSAGYYNTVGSKEGWTPSAFVSSRQQKAEKHLATPQDFMDDEDLGEHGIAPAQITTTQPFASRAAAAAWDTAKAVNAQSALIPGDNLLDELIAPARSSIGVELLTRMGWKAGQGVGPRVKRKARRQGAPDGGARVFGCAPPPAGSEGSEEDADADDGEFAPENVTFAPKDVTAVDFSVRAGLQGLGYSGLDPALALRGGQAGPAHVDLFSPHSDATSRLFGERPRGSRRGGAVAGQAFGVGALEDDDEDVYQRDAMSKYDTVLEDEPGDGLYGWTAPRRNDHDKKTHHKEAAYLGKILEGFTLARNPEQKKTIFAAPSLPANFRPVHHFRPPVVVSHVSGVSAALAEALRSSKGQAPREDAAAAAAGRHRMASDQRGALLGEAALPGPASVMELLRPEDRLRLLRFRAAASSTSAPAEPSPPPPPPPPPAPPSDAAVWRRRQEEAAAAAWRGRDGDWRAFKPFETNGAKQARYDAYLGRLRQGDKDALEASLDPSMTEWERSREKEEFVRASILYRPTSSVLANRFTRAKQDDDDDDERVEVAAQQEGNMADKEAAVKMKMFGKLTRETFEWHPDKILCRRFNVPHPYPGSSTVGLPKVKRDKFSVFNFLTVNASGEQAAAIPKATKKSSRWDQEAEPQQSHASAQQTSDNKESTSPAETSQTAADGSCDLSQTREQKKEEDEDKDDEDDDDDEDDDEEEEVEEEVRPPMDVFKAIFAASSDEDDKSSFVSSSDEDEETKEEAADAPPKKLFDVSSAAAADPSTNAAAHQTAAPPPAQQEAAEFGPKLPPPWFVPATRGAASPLRVRKRKNKKERKRRKDKKGLEAGLRVFAHLRPLWRNAEWTPATSRARAKLQVNRTNVNTERNVFFRGLIMSTQKKKSKKKKDKVKQQEDKKKKKKTKEEEDASEQSDDDDDDDDGEMVSTEELIRRLKSVSSSQPPRR, from the exons ATGGCGGCCGACGACCAAGACGCCGACAGGACCGCGACGGATTTTGTGACTTACGGGACTCCTCTGGAGCCGCTGGAAGAAG ACGAGGCCCCGCGtaagcccctccccctccacGAGCAGACGGTTCGAGATGAAAAGGGGCGGTACCAGCGGTTCCACGGCGCCTTCACGGGCGGCTTCTCGGCGGGATATTACAACACTGTGGGATCCAAGGAAG GATGGACGCCGTCGGCTTTTGTGTCGTCGCGGCAACAGAAGGCGGAGAAACATCTGGCCACGCCCCAAGACTTCATGGATGACGAG gatctTGGCGAGCACGGCATCGCGCCGGCCCAGATCACCACCACGCAGCCGTTTGCGTCACGGGCGGCAGCGGCGGCTTGGGACACGGCCAAGGCCGTCAACGCGCAGTCGGCGCTCATCCCGGGAGACAACCTCCTCGATGAACTCATCGCACCTGCAAG GTCGTCCATCGGCGTGGAGCTCCTGACCCGGATGGGCTGGAAGGCGGGACAGGGGGTGGGGCCTCGTGTCAAGAGGAAAGCTCGGCGACAAGGCGCAC CCGACGGCGGCGCTCGAGTCTTCGGCTGTGCTCCGCCCCCTGCTGGTTCTGAGGGCTCTGAG GAGGACGCCGACGCCGACGACGGCGAGTTTGCCCCCGAGAACGTGACCTTCGCCCCCAAAGACGTGACGGCGGTGGACTTCAGCGTGAGGGCGGGGCTCCAGGGCCTGGGCTACAGCGGCCTGGACCCGGCGCTGGCGctgcgcggcggccaggccggCCCCGCCCACGTGGACCTCTTCTCGCCGCACTcggacgccaccagcaggctcTTCGGCGAACGGCCTCGGGGCTCGCGAAGGGGCGGGGCCGTGGCCGGCCAG GCATTTGGCGTGGGCGCGctggaggacgacgacgaggacgTGTACCAGCGAGACGCCATGTCCAAGTACGACACCGTGCTGGAGGACGAGCCCGGAGACGGACTCTACGGATGGACGGCGCCACGCCGCAACGACCACGACAAAAAGACAC ACCACAAGGAGGCAGCGTACCTCGGCAAAATCCTGGAAGGCTTCACTTTGGCTCGCAACCCCGAACAAAAGAAAACG ATTTTTGCCGCGCCGTCGCTGCCGGCCAACTTTCGTCCGGTGCACCACTTCCGCCCCCCGGTGGTCGTGTCGCACGTTTCGGGCGTGAGCGCCGCCCTGGCGGAGGCCCTGAGGTCGTCCAAAGGTCAAGCGCCGCGGgaggacgccgccgccgccgccgcggggcgCCATCGCATGGCCTCCGACCAGAGGGGGGCGCTGCTGGGGGAGGCGGCCCTGCCAG GCCCCGCCTCCGTCATGGAGCTCCTGCGGCCCGAAGACCGCCTGCGCTTGCTCCGCTTccgcgccgccgcctcctccacgTCAGCGCCTGCCGAGCCGTCGCCGCCTCCGCCCCCGCCGCCTCCCCCTGCCCCCCCCTCGGACGCAGCCgtgtggcggcggcggcaggaggaggcggcggcggcggcgtggcGAGGCCGTGACGGCGACTGGCGAGCCTTCAAACCCTTCGAGACGAACGGCGCCAAGCAAGCCCGATACGACGCTTACTTGGGACGCCTGCGGCAGGGAGACAAAG ATGCGCTGGAGGCCAGTTTGGACCCTTCCATGACGGAGTGGGAGCGCAGCAGAGAGAAGGAGGAGTTTGTGCGGGCGTCCATCTTGTACCGGCCCACCTCCTCCGTGCTGGCCAATCGCTTCACGCGCGCCAaacaggacgacgacgacgacgacgagcgcGTGGAAGTGGCCGCGCAACAGGAG gGCAACATGGCGGACAAAGAAGCGGCGGTgaagatgaaaatgtttggcaAACTGACTCGGGAAACATTCGAGTGGCATCCGGACAAGATCCTCTGCAGGAGGTTCAACGTGCCCCACCCCTACCCCGG GTCGTCCACCGTCGGCCTCCCCAAAGTCAAGCGGGACAAGTTTTCCGTCTTCAACTTCCTGACGGTCAACGCCAGCGGCGAGCAAGCAGCAG CTATTCCCAAGGCCACCAAGAAGTCCTCCAGGTGGGACCAGGAGGCGGAGCCACAGCAAAGCCACGCGTCTGCTCAGCAAACGAGTGACAACAAGGAATCGACTTCACCTGCTGAAACTTCCCAG ACTGCAGCTGACGGGTCATGTGACCTCTCACAGACCAGAGAGCAAAAgaaggaggaagatgaggataaagacgatgaagatgatgacgatgacgaagatgatgacgaagaggaggaggtggaggaggaggtacGTCCTCCCATGGACGTGTTCAAGGCCATCTTCGCCGCCTCCTCGGACGAGGACGACAAGTCCTCCTTCGTCTCCTCGTCTGACGAAGACGAGGAGACGAAGGAGGAAGCAGCGGACGCGCCACCAAAGAAACTCTTCGACGTGTCGTCTGCCGCCGCCGCTGACCCGTCGACGAACGCGGCCGCTCACCAGACAG ccgcgccgccgccggcccaaCAGGAAGCTGCCGAGTTCGGTCCCAAACTTCCTCCGCCCTGGTTCGTTCCCG CCACCAGGGGCGCCGCCTCGCCGCTCCGCGTCAGGAAACGCAAGAACAAGAAGGAACGCAAACGCAGGAAAGACAAGAAG GGGCTGGAAGCAGGATtgagagtttttgcacatttgcgacccctctggcgaaacgcggaatggaccccagcgacttctcgggcacgagcaaagctccaagttaatcgaacaaacgtcAACACGGAGCGCAACGTTTTTTTCagaggcttaataatgtctacacaG aagaagaaaagcaagaagaagaaagacaaAGTGAAGCAGCAAgaagacaagaagaagaagaaaaagacgaaggaggaagaggacgcATCGGAgcaaagtgatgatgatgatgatgatgatgatggagaaATGGTGTCCACAGAGGAATTGATCAGGAG gCTGAAGAGCGTGTCGTCTTCGCAGCCTCCTCGgcggtga